The window CGCGAGCAAGGCGTATTGAGACCAAAGCGTTGGGCGTTAGTGGGCGCGGCCACGCTCCTTGCGCGCTTCATCGCGCTGTCGAGATCGGGCGCGACCTTGTTCATACCAACCACGAGCACCACTTTCTTGGGGCCGTAGGCCATGGCCGACACGCGATTGGCGTTGCCGTCTATATTCACCAATATACCGTCCTCGGTGATGGCGTTGGTGCTCGCCAAAAAGACGTCCGCGTCGTAGGCCAAAAGAATGGCCTCGCGCGGGTTTGCGCACTCGGCACGGTCGATGAAGCGGTAATCGCCCGCTTTCAACGCGTCCACCAACCCTATCTCGAACACGCTCATGCCGCCGCCCATCGTCACCGACGCGCCTTGGGGTATCAAAGACAGCGCCACTTTGAGCGCTTCCTCTTTGTCCGCAGCGTAGTAGCCCGTCATATTGCGCGACTGCAAGCCTTTGATGATTTTGGCCGCCGCCAATTCATTTCGTTTCGCTACGTTCTTGTCCATATTTCCCTCCTACTATTTCGCTATATTATATTACAGACGCACATTAATTGTCTTATCTTCACGCCTATGCCGTCATGACGGTCACGTCTACGCCGTCGCAAAAACAACGCGCATCCATTCGCATTGCTTTTTCTGCTACCATCAGGAATCGTAAAAATGCTTGCCGTCCGTCACCAACCGTTCGGTCTTGGGATACTCGAAAATAGCGTCGTTTTGGGCGTTGGCTTCGAGATAGGCGACGAATTCCCTTGCGTACCATTTGGCCATTTCGAGGTTGTGCATACGATAGTAGCCGCAGTTCACCGCCGTAGCGCCGGGCACTTCCGTCACGCTTTCCACGTGTCGGAACGCCCCCAGCAAAAGGTCATAGAGCGCCCGCGACGTACGATCGCCTTTGAGAATGAGGTAGAAGCCCGTCAGGCAACCCATAGGCCCCCAATAGACCACCTCGTCCTTCCATTCGGGATCGTTGCGCAGATAGGTCGCGACGATATGTTCCAAAGAATGCATCGCCGCCACGTCGATGACGGGCTCTATGTTGGGGCGTTTGAGCCTGACGTCGTAGGTCGTGACCGAATACTCTCCCAAACGATCCGCGCGGCTTACGAAAATGCCGGGAACGATGCGCGTATGATCCACCGAAAAACTCTGTATCAATTCCATCTAACTCTCTCCTCGTGCAACGCTATGCATTGCGCAATACAAGTTTACCACACCCGCCCCCGAACTGTCAACGTGCAGATCGTTTCGCAAAACGACGAGACGAACGCGCCTTGCCCTATCGTTCGCCCTCTTCTCCCAAAAGAAAAGACGCATTCGACAATGCGTCTTTTGCTTGGCTCGGCACGCAATACGCGGTCGACGCGTAAGGCGTCTGCGGCAGGTAGCTCGTTATCGTATCCCCTCCTTTTTCAGCCTGCCCACGATGGTCGCCGTCGCCAACAGGACGGACGCTACGCAAAGGATGACGCCGAATATCAGTTGCTCGTACCCCAAGCGGAACTCCTCTACGGCAAAGAAGGAAATGCCGAGCGAGAACATCACGGCGCCCGCTATCGAGAAGAGGACGACGCGCAACTTTCCTCCCTGTTTGCGCCCGAAGTACCCGATGAACCCGTCGATGAGCATCAACGCGCCCAAAATCGTGAAGATATAGGGCAACAACTGCACCAAAATCATAGACAAATCGTGTACGCAAAAGGCGATACCGATGGCGATGATTGCGCCGTCTATCACTCCCATAATGCTGAAAAGCGGACGGTGCCCGATGCCGATGAGGATGAGATTAACGACGCCGTATATACATAGTATCACGCCGCAGGTGATGCTGATGGCGCCGCTTATCCGCACGCAGAACAAAACGCCCATCGCCATCAAGAATACGGCGACCAACATCTTTTCGATGAGGGAAGTGGCGGCCTCTTTGGCCTTGACGGAGTCGACGACTTCGTTTTGCGAGGCTTTTTGTTGATTATCCTTGCCTCGAGCGGTCATCTCCCCGCGCAGCCCGTCGACGATGGGACGGAGATAGGCGCTAATGGCGGCATACCCTTTGGCGTTGGGGTGCAACCCGTCGTCGGTGTAACGGCTGTCGAACTCCTCGTCCCCTGTGGCAAGGACCGAATACACGTCGGCGTAGACGTAGCCCATAGAGAGGGTAAGTTCTTCGAGTTTAGCGTTGATGGCGCGTATATGCCCGTGCCCGTACTTATAGCGGTTGTGGAAGGACACGTCGGACACGGGATAGACCGATTGCACCACCACTTTGGTTTGGGGCAATCTCGCTTTGATTTGCGAGAGAATGGCGCGATAGGTGTCGATGACGAAGGTCTCCACGTCGTCGTACCCCTCGGCAAAGTTGTTGGCTCCGCCCAATAGCACCACGACGGACGGCTCGAGGTCGAAAATGCTGACGTCCAATCGGCCGAGAATGCCCTCGATGGTGTCGCCCGAAATACCGCGGTTGACCGCGTTCAACTCGGGGTAGTAGGTGTCGAGATTGCAGAAGTCCGTGATGCTATCCCCCACGAACACCACGCCGCCCTTCTTGGCGAATCGGTTTTCCGTGCGGAAGGCCAGACAAGACGTGTTATATAAGCGTCTCAGGTAGACCGAATCCATATTCATCAGTTTGTTTACGTTCTTCATTCGTTCGTTGTTCCTTTGTCTTTCTTTATCTATTCTATCACGAAACGCAAGACTCCGTATTGCATTATCGTTTCAAATATCACACAATCGTTTCTTTTAGGATCTCTTCGAACTTTTCTTCGAATCGCGCGATTGCCCGCCGGCTTTCTTCGCGGTCGGGATAGAGCATATCGAAGGCGTGCACGTCGGTATGGTAGACGTCCGCCTCCGCTCGTATCCCCACGGCCCGCAGGTGCGCCACGTAGTCGAGCGTTTCTTCGTAGAAGGGCTCGCCGTCCCCCACGAAGGTATAACAGGGAGGCAACCCGCGAAAATCCTTTTCAACGGCGGGCGCGGCGTAGGGAGAGACGGCGGCGGGGGCTTCTTTGCGCAAATACAATTTCCAACCGAGGTGATTGAGCCGCGTATTCCACACTTTGCCGTGATTGTCCCGAGACGTTGCGGTATCCGCGTTGCTGATCATGGGATAGAGGGGCAGTTGATACCGAACGGGCACTTCACCCTCGTCCCGCGCCTTGATACACACGGATATGGCCAATCCGCCGCCCGCGCTTTCGCCCCCGACGATGAGTTTGTCTTTGTCGGCCCCGTACTCCGCCGCGTGCTCGTACGTCCAAAGGAGCGCGCCGTAGCAGTCGTTCAGAGCGGCGGGATAGGGATTCCGCACGGCAAGATGATAGCCGGGCGACACCACCACCACGCCGAATCGCTTGACGAGATCCGCCGCGCGGGACATAAACACCATCTCTTTCAATCCGCCGAAATACCCACCCCCGTGTATCCATAGCACGATGGGGGCCTTCGCATTGCGCGCACGCGGTTCGACGACGAGCAAGGTGATCCCGTTCGTCTTGACCTTGTGGACGAGCATATCTTTGTCGGGGCGAAGTTTGATGTGCGGCATAGTTTCTCCTTTTTGCGCCACCCTATTCGACGGCGCTTTCGTCGGGCGCGGCGGCGCGTTTCCGCAGTCGGTCTATCCTTACCGAATAGCGCACGATGCCGAGAACGGCGAACGCAAGGATAAGCGTCGCCACGGCGAAACCGAAATAGGACGCTTCCTTGAACGCCACGTCACCCGAGAACAGCACGATCATAGCGGTCACCAAGGTATAGAGCGAATAGAAGGCGCACGACGCGGTGGCGGTGGCCGCCGTCCAATGGTAGTCACTCTTAGTCTTGCGCGCCTTGTCGGTCTTGAGCGCTTTGAGCACGCCCTCCGCGCGCTTTTTCTCCACCACGCGCAACACGATCAACCTGCCGTAGCCGTACAAGATATACGCGCCCAACACAGCGAGCGCCACCACCCACGTGACGACGAATACGCCCCGCACTTCCTTCTCCAGGACGAACAGCATAAACATAAACAACCCCACCGGCGCGTAATACGCCAGCAAGAAGAAGAACAAAAATTTCTTCGTGGGTTTTATCAACGATACCTCGGCCTTTGCTTTCATCGTATCTTCATTATATCACGTCTTTGCCCGCTTGGCAATTACTGCTATACGCTCCTCTCCCCAAACGAATTCGGCTTCACCGAGTTCCACACATAGAGGCAGAAAAAAGAGCGGCATATCGCTATGTCGCTCTTGGTGATCGCGCA is drawn from Clostridia bacterium and contains these coding sequences:
- a CDS encoding lactate utilization protein, translated to MDKNVAKRNELAAAKIIKGLQSRNMTGYYAADKEEALKVALSLIPQGASVTMGGGMSVFEIGLVDALKAGDYRFIDRAECANPREAILLAYDADVFLASTNAITEDGILVNIDGNANRVSAMAYGPKKVVLVVGMNKVAPDLDSAMKRARSVAAPTNAQRFGLNTPCSRTGTCADCKSADTICCQFLITRYSRHNDRIHVILVGDSLGY
- a CDS encoding S-ribosylhomocysteine lyase, with product MELIQSFSVDHTRIVPGIFVSRADRLGEYSVTTYDVRLKRPNIEPVIDVAAMHSLEHIVATYLRNDPEWKDEVVYWGPMGCLTGFYLILKGDRTSRALYDLLLGAFRHVESVTEVPGATAVNCGYYRMHNLEMAKWYAREFVAYLEANAQNDAIFEYPKTERLVTDGKHFYDS
- a CDS encoding alpha/beta hydrolase, which encodes MPHIKLRPDKDMLVHKVKTNGITLLVVEPRARNAKAPIVLWIHGGGYFGGLKEMVFMSRAADLVKRFGVVVVSPGYHLAVRNPYPAALNDCYGALLWTYEHAAEYGADKDKLIVGGESAGGGLAISVCIKARDEGEVPVRYQLPLYPMISNADTATSRDNHGKVWNTRLNHLGWKLYLRKEAPAAVSPYAAPAVEKDFRGLPPCYTFVGDGEPFYEETLDYVAHLRAVGIRAEADVYHTDVHAFDMLYPDREESRRAIARFEEKFEEILKETIV